The following are encoded in a window of uncultured Pseudomonas sp. genomic DNA:
- a CDS encoding DNA-3-methyladenine glycosylase I — protein MPRCFWCTDDPLYIAYHDHEWGVPQRDPQALFELLLLEGFQAGLSWITVLKKRERYREVLFGFDLQRLAALSDEYIDNTLMQDAGIIRNRLKLKAARQNAQAWLKLEDPVALLWSFVGGQPKINHFSERAQVPAVTAEAEAMSKALKQAGFTFVGPTICYAYMQAAGMVMDHTSDCDRYAALRRD, from the coding sequence ATGCCGCGCTGTTTTTGGTGCACCGACGATCCTCTGTATATCGCCTATCACGACCACGAGTGGGGCGTGCCGCAGCGCGACCCGCAGGCGCTGTTCGAATTGCTCTTGCTGGAGGGCTTTCAGGCCGGCCTGTCGTGGATCACCGTGCTAAAGAAGCGTGAGCGCTACCGCGAGGTGCTGTTTGGCTTTGATCTGCAGCGTTTGGCGGCGCTCAGCGATGAGTACATCGACAACACCCTGATGCAGGATGCCGGGATTATCCGCAATCGCCTCAAGCTCAAAGCCGCGCGGCAGAATGCCCAGGCCTGGCTAAAACTGGAGGACCCGGTGGCGCTGCTTTGGTCGTTTGTCGGTGGCCAGCCGAAGATCAATCACTTCAGCGAACGCGCTCAGGTGCCCGCCGTGACAGCCGAAGCCGAGGCCATGAGCAAGGCACTGAAGCAGGCCGGTTTCACTTTTGTCGGCCCGACCATCTGCTATGCCTATATGCAGGCCGCCGGCATGGTGATGGACCACACCAGCGACTGTGATCGCTATGCGGCATTGCGGCGCGACTGA
- a CDS encoding lysophospholipid acyltransferase: protein METLKGALVVGFLRLFALLPWRAVQAVGAAIGWLMWKLPNGSREVASINLRKCFPELDEAAHQRLLGQSLMDIGRTLTESACAWIWPAQKSIGLVREVEGLEVLQQALASGKGVVGITSHLGNWEVLNHFYCAQCKPIIFYRPPKLKAVDELLRQQRVQLGNRVAPSTKEGILSVIKEVRKGGAVGIPADPEPSLSSGVFVPFLGTEALTSKFVAGMLSGGKACGVFLHALRLPDGSGFKVILEAAPEEMYSSDTATAVAAMSTVIERYVRRYPSQYMWSMKRFKKRPAGEAKWY, encoded by the coding sequence GTGGAAACGCTCAAAGGTGCCCTGGTGGTGGGTTTTCTGCGCTTGTTCGCGTTACTGCCGTGGCGCGCCGTGCAAGCGGTGGGGGCGGCGATTGGTTGGCTGATGTGGAAGCTGCCCAATGGCTCACGCGAGGTGGCCAGCATCAACCTGCGCAAGTGCTTCCCCGAGTTGGACGAGGCCGCGCACCAGCGCCTGCTGGGTCAGTCATTGATGGATATCGGCAGAACCCTGACTGAAAGCGCCTGCGCCTGGATCTGGCCGGCGCAGAAATCCATTGGCCTGGTGCGTGAAGTCGAAGGTCTGGAGGTGCTGCAGCAGGCCTTGGCCAGCGGCAAAGGGGTGGTCGGTATCACCAGCCATCTGGGCAACTGGGAAGTGCTCAACCACTTCTATTGTGCGCAGTGCAAACCGATCATTTTCTACCGCCCGCCGAAGCTTAAGGCCGTCGATGAACTGCTCCGTCAACAGCGCGTGCAACTGGGTAACCGCGTCGCGCCGTCGACCAAGGAAGGCATTCTCAGCGTGATCAAGGAAGTGCGTAAAGGCGGTGCAGTGGGCATCCCGGCCGACCCAGAGCCAAGCCTGTCTTCCGGGGTATTTGTACCCTTTCTCGGCACCGAGGCGCTGACCAGCAAGTTCGTCGCGGGCATGCTGAGTGGCGGCAAAGCCTGCGGCGTGTTTCTGCATGCGCTGCGTCTGCCGGACGGTTCAGGCTTTAAGGTCATCCTGGAAGCGGCGCCGGAAGAGATGTACAGCAGCGACACGGCCACCGCCGTGGCGGCGATGAGCACGGTCATTGAGCGGTATGTACGCCGCTACCCGAGCCAGTATATGTGGAGCATGAAACGCT